A genome region from Alkalibaculum bacchi includes the following:
- a CDS encoding DegV family protein, with the protein MKKYIITTESGSDLSKEIIDRYNIQVIPMHVTMEDQTYPDGSFDVQKVFDYYEETGNLPKTSGSTPQDNAEVFKQIFAKHPDAYIIHIGYSAVTTVSFNAANIAAQDFKNVYLVDSKHVSIGAAAIVKATAQFIEDNPNTSPEAIIAFVEDIRERTHMVFLPKTLLYLRAGGRVSNLAFYGANLLKIHPSIILKNGYLVSGGKYRGSFDNCLKKMVNIFFKSYNIDSDTVMVVGAPGVEDNQKEMIYDLLRENGIQKARWMEAGSVISSHGGPGAIGITGIEKITD; encoded by the coding sequence GTGAAAAAGTATATCATTACAACTGAAAGTGGTTCAGATTTATCTAAAGAAATAATAGATCGCTATAATATACAAGTCATTCCGATGCATGTAACAATGGAAGATCAAACGTATCCTGATGGTAGTTTTGATGTTCAGAAAGTTTTTGATTATTATGAAGAAACAGGAAATCTACCTAAAACATCTGGTTCTACACCTCAAGATAATGCAGAGGTTTTTAAGCAAATTTTTGCCAAACATCCAGATGCATATATAATCCACATTGGATATTCTGCAGTAACAACTGTTTCCTTCAATGCGGCAAATATTGCAGCTCAAGATTTTAAAAACGTCTACCTTGTAGACTCCAAGCATGTATCTATCGGAGCAGCTGCTATTGTTAAAGCAACCGCTCAATTCATTGAAGATAATCCTAATACAAGTCCTGAAGCAATTATTGCTTTTGTCGAAGATATTAGAGAACGCACCCATATGGTTTTTCTACCTAAAACACTTCTTTATTTAAGAGCTGGCGGCCGTGTCTCAAATCTGGCTTTTTATGGGGCAAATCTGTTGAAGATTCATCCGTCGATTATATTAAAAAATGGATACTTGGTCTCTGGGGGAAAATACCGTGGATCTTTTGATAACTGCTTAAAGAAGATGGTTAATATTTTTTTCAAAAGCTATAACATTGACTCTGATACCGTTATGGTGGTAGGTGCTCCGGGTGTCGAAGACAATCAGAAAGAGATGATTTACGATCTGCTAAGAGAAAATGGTATTCAAAAAGCTAGATGGATGGAGGCGGGTTCTGTGATTTCCAGTCATGGCGGTCCTGGAGCAATTGGCATCACAGGGATTGAAAAAATAACTGATTAA
- a CDS encoding ArsR/SmtB family transcription factor codes for MDKKNYIILKTDKELKILMSPMRQKIIKVMEREGKPVTSKYVADKLEISPSSAQHHIKKLEQVGIIEFDHNEIINGITARYLRITEKTVSIGQDINDDFTSERDILARNILSETYNGYKELINEKRQLISEEYKKGNKFVDQLAGVIHLSTEEANELFDIIDDFIKQHSKASNNSHPYEYALIAYKADLNNDKSVE; via the coding sequence ATGGATAAGAAAAATTATATAATACTTAAAACGGATAAAGAATTGAAAATACTTATGTCTCCTATGAGGCAAAAAATAATTAAAGTAATGGAAAGAGAAGGAAAACCAGTAACTTCTAAATATGTAGCTGATAAACTGGAAATTTCACCTTCCTCTGCTCAGCATCACATTAAGAAACTGGAACAAGTAGGTATTATTGAATTTGACCATAATGAGATTATAAACGGCATCACTGCAAGATATCTTAGGATAACTGAAAAAACTGTAAGTATAGGCCAAGATATAAATGATGATTTTACATCAGAGCGTGATATATTAGCAAGAAACATATTAAGCGAAACCTACAATGGTTATAAAGAGCTGATAAATGAAAAAAGACAGCTAATATCAGAAGAATATAAAAAAGGAAATAAATTCGTTGATCAATTGGCAGGAGTAATTCATTTATCTACAGAAGAAGCGAATGAACTGTTTGATATTATTGATGACTTTATAAAACAGCATTCAAAAGCATCGAACAATTCACATCCATATGAATATGCCTTAATTGCCTACAAAGCTGATTTAAATAATGACAAAAGCGTGGAGTAA
- a CDS encoding SatD family protein: MKYEDSIASNFMITLGDEFQGLLNYGEDVMNIISDIELEMFPIRIRFGVGIGTLTTEVNREIPLGADGPAYYNARKMIDELKKIERMNRKSDSNIMIASEKNHDNDMMLNAILSLCFTLQSKWTKRQRDKEK; the protein is encoded by the coding sequence GTGAAATATGAAGATAGCATCGCTTCCAATTTTATGATTACATTAGGTGATGAATTTCAGGGATTGTTAAATTATGGGGAAGATGTAATGAATATAATTTCAGATATTGAACTTGAAATGTTTCCCATTCGGATCCGGTTTGGTGTAGGAATAGGTACATTAACTACAGAAGTGAATCGAGAAATCCCCTTAGGTGCTGACGGACCTGCATATTATAATGCAAGAAAAATGATAGATGAATTGAAAAAAATAGAAAGAATGAATAGGAAAAGTGATTCAAATATAATGATTGCATCAGAGAAAAATCATGATAACGACATGATGTTAAATGCAATATTATCTTTGTGTTTTACTCTACAAAGTAAATGGACAAAAAGACAAAGAGACAAAGAGAAATAA
- a CDS encoding MFS transporter, giving the protein MRVRLYSFILLLNSYITGLLVPVFSLLLIDRGATLSKLSILIGIYSFSVIVLELPTGIMADIIGRKKTFCLSLIVSLLFSVVILLSNGLVILYIGMLLYGLNRAISSGSFEALFIDSYINEFGKDRLHVVTTRINVIDALGLSAGALTGGYLPEISSKYFFSIGMYDLSLIVRIILAFIILILAIVYIKETLVNENKKQISLLEHIKNSSNRVIKNKNIICIFISVFSTGFLFSSLETYWQPHFISLMPNNGAMFLLGVMAFIYLAAAMAGNIIYGRVFSKLNTKKMYMLLRSILAMVLIITASQTNMVLFMVFYSLIYLFFGMANIPESVILNREIPNEFRASVLSLNSLILQIGVLFGSFINSIIINYSTIPGLWFIASGVIITTILIIYKKLMSVQIKKESIYEGVNKTSID; this is encoded by the coding sequence ATGAGAGTAAGATTGTATTCTTTTATATTATTATTGAATTCATATATTACAGGCCTTCTTGTGCCTGTGTTTAGTTTATTATTAATAGATAGAGGTGCTACACTTAGCAAACTCTCTATTCTGATAGGAATATATTCTTTTTCAGTAATAGTATTAGAGTTACCAACTGGAATAATGGCAGATATAATAGGAAGGAAAAAAACTTTTTGTTTATCACTGATTGTATCTTTACTATTTTCGGTAGTTATTCTCTTAAGTAATGGCTTAGTAATTTTGTATATAGGAATGTTGCTTTATGGATTAAATAGAGCTATTTCTTCAGGTTCATTTGAGGCTTTGTTTATAGATTCATATATTAATGAATTTGGTAAGGATAGACTACATGTCGTTACTACCAGGATAAATGTTATAGATGCTCTTGGATTATCTGCAGGAGCATTAACTGGAGGATATTTACCTGAGATATCGAGTAAATATTTTTTTTCAATAGGAATGTATGATCTAAGCCTTATTGTTAGGATAATATTAGCATTTATAATTTTAATTCTTGCAATAGTATATATAAAGGAAACACTTGTAAATGAAAATAAAAAACAAATTTCACTATTGGAACATATTAAAAATAGCTCAAATAGAGTAATTAAAAATAAAAATATAATATGTATATTCATTTCTGTATTTTCTACAGGTTTTTTATTTAGCTCTTTAGAAACATATTGGCAGCCACATTTTATTTCTTTAATGCCTAACAATGGTGCCATGTTTCTTCTAGGAGTTATGGCTTTTATTTATCTTGCAGCAGCTATGGCAGGCAATATTATTTATGGACGAGTATTTAGCAAACTTAACACTAAAAAAATGTATATGTTGCTTAGGAGTATTCTTGCAATGGTATTAATCATTACGGCATCACAGACAAATATGGTTTTGTTTATGGTATTTTACAGCTTGATTTATTTGTTTTTTGGCATGGCTAATATACCAGAGAGCGTTATACTTAATAGAGAAATACCTAATGAGTTCAGGGCTTCGGTTTTATCTTTAAATTCATTAATATTGCAAATTGGAGTGTTATTTGGCTCATTTATTAACAGTATTATTATTAATTATTCAACGATACCTGGTTTGTGGTTCATAGCTTCAGGTGTGATTATAACAACTATATTGATTATTTATAAGAAACTTATGTCAGTACAAATTAAAAAGGAATCTATATATGAGGGTGTAAACAAAACATCGATTGATTAA
- a CDS encoding transposase, with protein sequence MFLGDTAFDTYKIYPFLLKECHFKKAFIPLRKSPKSEDIADPAFNESGWPVCPRDATKAFKFKGINYDKTRTRLKFICPDTHYKGKNPVCYCQNPCTPSREGRTVNVPINRDLRMYLGTVRDTDSWSSVYKNRAVIERTINHFKEPMGCGNPKTRNLATIKSDMLLAGITQLITVILADKVNDYELIRSLKPLIA encoded by the coding sequence ATGTTCTTAGGAGATACTGCTTTTGACACGTATAAGATTTATCCTTTTCTACTAAAGGAATGTCATTTTAAAAAAGCATTTATTCCTCTTAGAAAAAGTCCAAAGTCAGAGGATATAGCAGACCCTGCTTTTAATGAATCTGGTTGGCCAGTATGCCCTCGTGACGCTACGAAGGCCTTTAAGTTTAAAGGTATTAATTATGACAAGACTCGTACAAGATTAAAATTCATTTGCCCTGATACTCACTACAAAGGAAAAAATCCAGTGTGTTACTGCCAAAATCCTTGCACTCCTTCGCGAGAAGGCAGGACTGTAAATGTTCCTATTAATCGAGATTTACGAATGTATCTTGGTACAGTGAGAGATACCGACTCATGGTCAAGTGTTTACAAAAACCGGGCTGTGATTGAAAGAACAATCAACCATTTCAAAGAGCCTATGGGTTGTGGCAATCCTAAAACGAGAAACTTAGCCACAATAAAATCGGATATGTTACTAGCTGGTATTACTCAGCTCATTACAGTGATACTAGCGGATAAGGTGAACGACTACGAATTGATTAGAAGCTTAAAGCCTTTAATAGCATAA